The following are encoded together in the Thalassomonas haliotis genome:
- the sppA gene encoding signal peptide peptidase SppA, with amino-acid sequence MNQSPGTIKRLSLSLWRVLNISRKVIVNLVFFTLLLLFFVAISQDGDKVVIPKQTALALNLKGDIVEQKREIDPMSAFMAEAMNQPEENPEVLLSDILEVIGQAKNDDRVSVLVLQLQNMNRTGLTKLADIAKAIEDFKTSGKQVIAIGDQYTQDQYYLASHASSIWLDPKGWMILDGYGRYQMYFKSALDKLAISQHIFRVGTYKSAVEPYMRDDMSPAAKEANRVWLNDLWGRYKEDVAKQRKFGVENFDESIDDLVTKFKAANGNFAEYAVNNHWVDALKTREQMRDELIKLAGKNSKGDSYSRVTFKEYLSAIKSPFPMVNPGSDKIAVVVAKGTILNGTQSPGTIGGDSTAKLLRKARQNDKVKAVVLRVDSPGGSAYASEIIRREIELLKAAGKPVVASMGTYAASGGYWISASANKIMAAPTTITGSIGIFGLMMTFEKSLDKLGIHTDGVGTTDIAGYGLTRPLTDGMAQIFQLNIDRGYKDFISLVADSRNMSLEQIDEIAQGRVWSGARAKELGLVDELGDLDDAVNAAAEIAGLDNYDTLLIEKELTPQEIFMQNLLGNARALLGTEPVANSGPVEQFISTVRGELTRLNQFNDPQGIYSFCLTCEAY; translated from the coding sequence ATGAATCAAAGTCCAGGTACAATCAAACGTTTGAGTTTATCGCTGTGGCGGGTACTCAACATTTCACGCAAGGTTATCGTCAATCTTGTGTTTTTCACCCTGTTGTTGCTATTTTTCGTCGCCATTTCCCAGGACGGTGATAAAGTCGTGATCCCCAAACAAACCGCCCTGGCGTTAAATCTTAAAGGTGATATCGTCGAGCAAAAACGTGAAATCGATCCCATGAGCGCTTTTATGGCGGAAGCGATGAACCAGCCGGAAGAAAACCCGGAAGTATTATTAAGCGATATCCTGGAAGTGATCGGCCAGGCAAAAAATGATGACCGGGTATCGGTATTGGTTTTACAGCTGCAAAACATGAACCGCACCGGTTTAACAAAACTTGCCGATATCGCCAAAGCCATCGAAGATTTTAAAACTTCAGGCAAGCAAGTGATCGCCATAGGCGATCAATACACCCAGGACCAATATTACCTTGCCAGCCATGCCAGCAGCATCTGGCTCGATCCCAAGGGCTGGATGATCCTCGACGGTTACGGCCGCTACCAGATGTACTTTAAATCGGCCCTGGACAAGCTGGCCATCAGCCAGCACATCTTCCGCGTCGGCACCTATAAATCTGCGGTTGAACCTTATATGCGCGACGACATGTCTCCCGCCGCCAAAGAAGCCAACCGGGTATGGCTAAACGACCTTTGGGGCCGCTATAAAGAAGATGTTGCCAAGCAAAGAAAATTCGGCGTCGAGAACTTTGACGAAAGCATTGACGACTTAGTGACTAAGTTTAAAGCAGCCAACGGCAACTTTGCCGAATATGCCGTAAACAATCACTGGGTAGATGCCTTAAAAACCCGCGAACAAATGCGTGATGAACTGATCAAGCTTGCCGGAAAAAACAGCAAGGGCGACAGCTATAGCCGGGTCACCTTTAAAGAATATTTATCAGCTATCAAATCACCTTTCCCTATGGTCAACCCGGGCAGTGACAAAATTGCGGTCGTGGTTGCCAAAGGCACAATATTAAACGGCACCCAGTCGCCGGGCACTATCGGCGGCGACAGTACCGCCAAGCTGCTGCGCAAAGCCCGTCAAAACGACAAGGTTAAGGCCGTGGTCTTACGGGTCGACAGCCCGGGCGGCAGTGCTTACGCCTCAGAAATTATCCGCCGTGAAATCGAGCTGTTAAAAGCCGCCGGCAAACCTGTGGTTGCTTCTATGGGTACCTATGCCGCCTCGGGGGGTTACTGGATTTCCGCTTCCGCCAACAAAATTATGGCCGCCCCGACCACGATCACAGGTTCTATCGGCATCTTCGGCTTGATGATGACCTTTGAAAAATCTTTGGATAAATTAGGCATCCACACCGACGGTGTCGGCACCACAGACATCGCCGGTTACGGCCTGACCCGGCCATTAACCGACGGCATGGCGCAAATCTTCCAGTTAAACATCGACCGGGGCTACAAAGACTTTATCTCCCTGGTGGCCGACAGCCGCAACATGAGCCTGGAGCAAATCGATGAAATTGCCCAGGGCCGGGTCTGGTCAGGTGCAAGGGCGAAAGAACTGGGCCTGGTGGATGAACTGGGCGATCTTGATGATGCCGTTAACGCCGCCGCTGAGATTGCCGGTTTAGACAATTACGATACCCTGCTGATAGAAAAAGAGCTGACGCCGCAGGAAATTTTCATGCAAAACCTGCTCGGCAATGCCCGGGCGCTACTTGGCACTGAGCCGGTGGCAAACTCAGGTCCGGTGGAGCAATTTATCTCTACCGTGCGCGGTGAACTTACCCGGTTAAACCAGTTTAATGATCCCCAGGGGATCTATTCTTTCTGTTTAACCTGCGAAGCTTATTAG
- a CDS encoding DoxX family protein: MNLFTLYQNLLNKLPFFDGVPALLIRLYLAPVFIIAGYSKTQLGNPDVTGLASLTADPNIVAWFGNADWGLGLPFPALLANLATWTEFFGGWLLLFGLLTRLVSLPLMFTMLVAATSVHLDNGWFAITPTNPDTSPAKVLSWVGIEGSQQSLDNSMEAKKRLDRMREIIDDNGNPDWLYEKGNIVVLNNGIEFATTYFIMLLALFFIGAGRFTSIDYFLNRSLAAKYHRRELLT, encoded by the coding sequence ATGAACCTATTTACCCTATATCAGAATTTGTTAAACAAACTGCCTTTTTTTGATGGTGTGCCGGCACTGTTAATTCGTTTGTACCTGGCCCCGGTGTTTATTATTGCCGGTTACAGCAAAACCCAGCTGGGCAATCCGGACGTTACCGGCCTGGCCAGTTTGACCGCAGATCCCAATATCGTCGCCTGGTTCGGCAACGCCGATTGGGGCTTAGGGCTGCCATTTCCTGCTTTGCTGGCAAACCTTGCCACCTGGACCGAGTTTTTCGGCGGTTGGCTGCTGTTATTCGGCCTGCTGACCCGGCTGGTGTCCCTTCCTTTAATGTTTACTATGCTGGTGGCCGCCACCAGTGTGCATTTAGATAACGGCTGGTTTGCCATCACCCCGACCAACCCGGATACCAGCCCGGCGAAAGTACTTTCCTGGGTGGGGATTGAAGGTTCGCAGCAAAGCCTGGATAACAGTATGGAAGCGAAGAAACGCTTGGACCGTATGCGCGAGATTATCGACGACAACGGTAATCCCGACTGGTTATATGAAAAAGGCAATATTGTGGTGCTCAATAACGGTATTGAGTTTGCTACCACCTACTTTATTATGCTGCTGGCCTTGTTTTTTATCGGGGCGGGGCGCTTTACCAGTATCGATTATTTCCTTAACCGCTCACTGGCAGCAAAATATCACCGCCGGGAGTTATTAACTTAA
- a CDS encoding NAD(P)H nitroreductase: MNQVPQDAIELLLQRQSNPFLEQPAPNQGDLDKILTAAMRVPDHGGLAPWHFTVIENEGLDKLSDIFVGAAVAKNAEEAKVAKAKKMPYRAPMIIAISTKFIDHKVPEQEQLIAAGCAAHAMQMAAFALGYGAMWRTGEFSYNAQVKQALNIKLIDQIVGFLYLGTESKTLPPKPVKSYRDFVSYLK, from the coding sequence ATGAATCAAGTACCCCAAGATGCCATTGAGTTATTGCTGCAACGCCAGTCTAACCCCTTTCTTGAACAGCCGGCCCCGAACCAGGGAGATTTGGATAAAATTCTAACTGCCGCCATGCGCGTACCGGATCACGGCGGCTTGGCGCCCTGGCATTTTACCGTGATAGAAAATGAAGGTCTGGATAAGTTAAGTGATATTTTTGTCGGCGCCGCCGTGGCGAAAAATGCCGAAGAGGCTAAAGTTGCCAAGGCGAAAAAAATGCCGTACCGGGCGCCGATGATTATCGCGATCAGCACAAAATTTATTGACCATAAGGTGCCCGAGCAGGAGCAGTTGATTGCGGCAGGTTGTGCGGCCCATGCGATGCAGATGGCGGCCTTTGCCTTAGGTTATGGCGCTATGTGGCGTACCGGTGAATTTAGCTATAATGCCCAGGTTAAGCAGGCGTTAAATATTAAATTAATCGATCAAATTGTTGGTTTCTTATATCTGGGCACGGAAAGCAAAACATTGCCGCCTAAGCCGGTGAAATCCTACCGGGACTTTGTCAGTTACTTGAAATAA
- a CDS encoding methyl-accepting chemotaxis protein has protein sequence MGILIAGALVSWQASSVAAKAMEKSAFEQLVAVRELQKTQIENYFLTISRQINTLSNNTMVIDAMRDLPELFFKFDQQSSLRDNDALSRYYTGEFDPEYQRKNPGSDISSIAKFRQLDQNSKSLQHAYISANSHALGNKNALEMANDGSEYSLLHGKYHKHFSHFLDEFGYYDIFLVEPENGYIVYSVFKELDFATSLTFGPYKDTGIAQAYALANKSTPKTSGVLVDFKPYFPSYDAAAAFIGSAIFAPDGEKLGVLIFQMPIDRINDLMTYQQGWRDVGLGDSGETYLVGDDSLLRSQSRFLMEDKANYLAALKEAGFEPAVLKKIAASDSAIGLQSVDTEGANAAIAGQTGIKSIKDYRGVEVLSAFAPVDIPGVKWGILSEIDVSEAMADKDKLTALIWWLMMIIMLLLLPVISVAAYMVGRGISNPIQSFIAQVNSVTAEKDLTTRVSYRGKDELSSLADSFNHLLNGIQEILHCVENLAKTLYQSTHKMLEGMDETTGQTEHQSQNADSVAVATNELLCTIQEVARSATAAAETVRETDGKCQDTSHAAGLLTGYMDDLNQQMASASTSIEKLAQESQSIGSVLDVIQSIAEQTNLLALNAAIEAARAGEQGRGFAVVADEVRTLASRTQQSTEDIRDKINALQSETSTAVKMVAASGKMANASISASKDNRETLGQVVELVARLNDMNAQIATAAEQQTTVVNDINQNITEIAGTSQQISEKADANKGDVKRISILVTNLEEKMREFKL, from the coding sequence ATGGGAATATTAATAGCAGGAGCGTTAGTTAGTTGGCAGGCATCATCGGTGGCGGCAAAAGCCATGGAAAAAAGTGCTTTTGAGCAGTTAGTTGCCGTCAGAGAGTTACAGAAAACCCAAATAGAAAATTATTTTCTGACCATTTCCCGGCAGATTAATACTTTGTCAAATAATACCATGGTGATCGATGCCATGCGTGATTTGCCTGAGCTGTTCTTTAAATTTGATCAGCAAAGTTCACTCAGGGACAATGATGCCCTGTCACGATATTATACCGGGGAGTTTGATCCCGAATACCAGCGTAAAAATCCCGGCTCAGATATCAGTTCAATCGCTAAATTCAGGCAGCTGGACCAAAATAGCAAGTCGCTGCAGCACGCTTATATCAGTGCGAACTCCCATGCCTTAGGCAATAAAAATGCCCTGGAGATGGCTAATGACGGCAGCGAATACAGCTTACTTCATGGCAAGTATCATAAGCACTTTAGTCATTTTCTCGATGAATTTGGCTACTACGATATTTTTCTGGTAGAGCCGGAAAATGGCTATATTGTTTATTCTGTGTTTAAAGAGCTGGATTTTGCCACTTCACTCACCTTCGGCCCTTATAAAGATACCGGCATCGCGCAAGCCTATGCGCTGGCGAATAAAAGCACCCCGAAAACCAGCGGGGTATTGGTGGATTTCAAACCCTATTTTCCCTCTTATGATGCGGCAGCCGCTTTTATCGGCTCGGCTATTTTCGCCCCTGACGGCGAAAAGTTGGGCGTATTGATCTTTCAAATGCCGATCGACAGGATCAACGATCTAATGACCTATCAGCAGGGCTGGCGTGATGTTGGCCTCGGGGATAGCGGTGAAACCTACCTGGTAGGAGATGACAGCTTATTACGCAGCCAGAGCCGTTTCTTGATGGAAGATAAAGCTAATTATCTGGCGGCACTGAAAGAAGCCGGTTTTGAGCCGGCGGTACTGAAAAAAATTGCCGCCAGCGATTCGGCGATAGGCTTGCAGTCGGTTGATACAGAAGGTGCCAATGCTGCCATTGCCGGACAAACCGGTATTAAATCCATCAAAGATTATCGGGGCGTTGAAGTGTTGTCGGCTTTTGCCCCGGTAGATATTCCCGGGGTCAAATGGGGGATCCTCAGTGAAATCGATGTTTCAGAAGCCATGGCGGATAAGGATAAGCTGACCGCGCTGATCTGGTGGCTGATGATGATCATTATGCTGTTGTTGTTGCCTGTGATTTCTGTCGCTGCCTATATGGTAGGGCGCGGGATATCGAACCCTATCCAGAGTTTTATTGCCCAGGTGAACTCCGTGACCGCAGAAAAGGATCTCACTACCCGGGTCAGCTACCGGGGTAAGGATGAACTTTCTTCACTGGCGGACTCTTTTAATCATTTATTAAACGGCATCCAGGAAATCCTCCATTGCGTAGAAAATCTGGCTAAAACCTTGTATCAGTCCACCCATAAGATGCTTGAGGGCATGGATGAAACCACGGGACAAACCGAGCATCAAAGCCAAAATGCCGACAGTGTTGCCGTTGCCACCAATGAGCTGCTTTGCACCATACAGGAAGTGGCCAGGAGTGCGACCGCGGCGGCAGAAACCGTCAGGGAAACCGACGGCAAATGTCAGGACACCAGCCATGCCGCCGGTCTGCTGACCGGTTATATGGATGATTTAAATCAGCAAATGGCGTCAGCCTCAACATCCATTGAAAAGCTGGCTCAGGAAAGCCAGTCGATAGGCTCGGTACTCGATGTTATTCAGTCGATTGCTGAACAAACTAATTTACTGGCATTAAATGCTGCCATTGAAGCTGCCAGGGCGGGCGAGCAGGGGCGGGGTTTTGCTGTGGTTGCCGATGAAGTGAGAACCCTGGCGAGCAGAACCCAGCAATCAACAGAAGATATTCGCGATAAAATCAATGCCTTGCAAAGTGAAACATCGACGGCAGTTAAAATGGTGGCGGCATCGGGTAAAATGGCCAATGCCAGTATCAGCGCCAGCAAGGATAACCGGGAAACTTTGGGTCAAGTGGTGGAGTTAGTGGCCCGGTTAAATGATATGAATGCGCAGATTGCGACGGCAGCCGAGCAGCAAACGACAGTAGTTAATGATATCAATCAGAATATCACTGAAATTGCCGGTACCTCACAGCAGATTTCCGAAAAGGCGGATGCCAATAAGGGAGATGTGAAAAGGATCAGCATTTTGGTGACCAACCTGGAAGAGAAAATGCGCGAGTTTAAACTTTGA
- the asnS gene encoding asparagine--tRNA ligase → MSVISITDVLAGKYPVNETITVHGWIRTRRDSKAGISFLAIHDGSCFDAIQAIVPNELDNYQTDVLKLTTGGAVKVTGTLVESPGQGQSFEIQATEVEVLGLVEDPDTYPMAAKRHSIEYLREHAHLRARTNIGGAVTRVRNTLAQAIHRFLHSKGYFWISTPLITASDCEGAGEMFRVSTLDMENLPRTDKGNVDYSEDFFGKEAFLTVSGQLNVETYCCAMSKVYTFGPTFRAENSNTSRHLAEFWMVEPEIAFADLAIAGDLAEEMLRYVFKALLEERADDMAFFQQRVDKTVIDRLNTVIEKDFVRMDYTDAIEILQNCGKKFENEVFWGVDLNSEHERYLAEEHVGGPVILQNYPKDIKSFYMRLNDDKKTVAAMDILAPGIGELIGGSQREERLDVLDERLAEMGLDPADYSWYRDLRRYGTVPHSGFGLGFERLVAYATGIQNVRDVIPFPRTPNNAAF, encoded by the coding sequence ATGTCTGTTATATCGATTACGGATGTATTAGCAGGAAAATACCCCGTTAACGAAACCATCACGGTACATGGCTGGATCCGCACACGTCGCGATTCAAAAGCCGGTATTTCATTTTTAGCCATTCACGATGGTTCATGTTTTGATGCCATTCAGGCCATAGTGCCGAATGAGTTAGACAATTATCAAACTGATGTCCTTAAACTGACCACAGGCGGCGCGGTAAAAGTCACCGGCACCTTAGTGGAATCTCCGGGCCAGGGGCAATCTTTTGAGATCCAGGCCACAGAAGTTGAAGTATTAGGCTTAGTGGAAGATCCCGATACCTACCCTATGGCAGCGAAACGCCACAGCATCGAATATTTACGCGAGCACGCCCACCTGCGCGCCCGTACCAATATCGGCGGCGCGGTGACCCGGGTACGTAATACCCTGGCACAGGCGATCCACAGATTTTTGCACAGCAAAGGTTATTTCTGGATCAGCACACCCTTAATCACCGCCAGTGACTGCGAAGGCGCCGGTGAAATGTTCCGCGTCAGCACCTTAGACATGGAAAACCTGCCGCGCACCGACAAAGGCAATGTCGATTACAGCGAAGATTTCTTCGGCAAAGAAGCTTTCTTAACGGTATCCGGCCAGCTAAACGTGGAAACGTACTGTTGTGCCATGTCCAAGGTTTATACCTTTGGCCCGACCTTCCGCGCAGAAAATTCCAACACCAGCCGCCACCTGGCGGAATTCTGGATGGTTGAGCCGGAAATTGCGTTTGCCGACCTGGCCATTGCCGGCGACCTGGCCGAAGAAATGTTACGTTATGTCTTTAAAGCCCTGTTAGAAGAGCGCGCCGACGATATGGCCTTCTTCCAGCAACGTGTCGATAAAACCGTGATTGACCGTTTAAACACAGTGATCGAGAAAGACTTCGTGCGCATGGACTATACCGATGCCATCGAAATCCTGCAAAACTGCGGCAAGAAGTTCGAAAACGAAGTTTTCTGGGGCGTAGATTTAAACTCAGAGCACGAACGTTACCTGGCAGAAGAGCATGTCGGCGGGCCTGTGATCCTGCAAAATTACCCGAAAGACATTAAGTCTTTCTACATGCGCTTAAACGACGACAAAAAAACCGTTGCCGCCATGGATATCCTGGCGCCTGGCATCGGCGAACTTATCGGTGGCAGCCAGCGTGAAGAGCGTCTGGACGTACTTGATGAGCGCCTGGCAGAAATGGGCTTAGATCCTGCTGATTATAGCTGGTACCGCGACCTGCGCCGTTACGGCACTGTACCTCACTCAGGTTTTGGTTTAGGTTTTGAGCGTCTGGTAGCCTATGCCACCGGGATCCAAAACGTACGTGACGTCATTCCTTTCCCGCGTACGCCAAATAATGCCGCCTTTTAA